A region of the Dermacentor albipictus isolate Rhodes 1998 colony chromosome 4, USDA_Dalb.pri_finalv2, whole genome shotgun sequence genome:
CTGCTTGTCCACCTTTTCTAGCGTATGGTACATAACCAGAAGCACGATCGGTCCATCCAACCCTTCCACTAGTCTTACGAATGAAATCCTTTCTTGGCTCTTTGCGTTGAGGTTTAGCATAGCTTCCGTCATGGCTTTCACACAGGTGAGGGACACAGAAACGAAAAAGCCTCTGGAACCATGGCAACGCGGGGAGCTCGTGGTGCGAAGCCCAAGCCTGATGCGTGGATACTGGGGGAGACTGCACGAGCCCATCACCGACGAAGAAGGCTGGTACAGCACAGGTAGGTGTGCACGTGTAATGGGCACGTACCACGTGTTTTGAGAAACAGTTGAGCGATAGCACTTGCCAGATGCATGCCCAGTGAAATAAGCAGTAATGCTTACGAATTAAGTGGTACTTCTTCACATGTAAAACACGGAAGACAAATGTATCATTATCTGTACGTTTCTTTATTCATTCATCAACATATATTTAACGAGTTCGTTCGGGAAAAATCTAAAACTTCGTACAAAACAACGCGAGCATCTGGAAATtttttgtaaacattttttttttccgaagtaCAGTTAGTGTGAATGAGCACACTGAATGCCTTCACTAAGTATTGCTCTTGTATTAGCATGAACAGCTTTTGTATAGCCTTCTCTCTGGTCATGCAACGCCTGTACAAGTTCATGCCCGTGCAAGACGCCCGTGTTTAGGCTTACCAAATTAAGCTGGTTGAGCACCCAACCAGGTGTGCACAATAACGTCTGCGCGGTTGAAGCGATAAGATAAAGGATTGTCATGAGGGAGGACCTGTGAGGCTGTTTGAAACAACGCGTGCTGTACGGCCTTCGAGAAGAGGAATAAAGGGAAAGGAAGGAGGAATTTCATGATGACCATGATAGTAGACGCGTTCGATCACGTGGTCAATGCAAGCTTTCATTAAAGTTGTTCATCTAAACCACAATTCATGGAAATCTCCACATAGCGGCTAATTTCGTCGCGAGCACATGGTTGTCCCGGCCATGAGCCCGGATAAATTATTATGGCACTAGAGTCACAGCGCAAATTAAATTACCGTACGTAATTAAAGACTTAGAAGAAGCGCGTTGTCCTCATCTGGTTCATATTTTCCTGGTAAATTgcccaggtttcatagaccacagattatatttgtgcaaacattacttgaaccactaaatgtgcaaatttgcgatgtgcttcctaataatacgcattcaaattacccagcgatcaggttcgatgacatttccccaaaccacgcgaaactactcccttacagcatcttaaacgccatgttgcaaggccacctaagcaccctagaaacaaacattatcattgcaacagatgcctcacagtgcgaggaaaaagctgtcatttgaatattttgtcctgcactcAAATGGACTTTTTCTTTAAGATTACCTGATGTTGTGCccatttttctggccgagttctaagcagtaatcctagctttacgtaaattagaccaaatgattacaacggctgctatacttactgactccctttctgtatgctcttgccttaccgctactaatggGTCACCCGTGCgaaaactcttccacttactagttcctgcccatgtgcaatgtactgatttgatttgggtgcctggtcataaacgtttgcttttatgcgaagcatattacgagggctcaacccagctcctcaggcgcggcggtgtcgccttcaataccacgtgacaccgtgacgtcacgacagaggaggaatggggctccaactcgcgccgtcgctcgcggcgtcgcggtggtatataagcagctgcgcttgcctctgctagacacgaggtgagatgcctcctggagacagagctgctcgttggaatgagacgcgaaggttgcggcgtgctgtttctaggtggctttgctgcggcgcagcgactacgcgccccgcatcggacgcggtgagcgtcgagcaacgcagcgttcggcgcgacaacgaaatgtgcgcctgagcaagcgccaaacgcctgagccgacgccgacgacaccggcttttctgcgacacgagctccttaacgctgtcgcgttaaaataaaggctagtatgcttcgcatcctgggcttaaccttagctaagccacagccattttttaatgaaaatgcCGATTAACTGGCAAATGCATCACTATCCGGCtctgttcttcctattctaccagtgacagcacagatcaccaAATTAAGCTGCCACATTCGCTCCCTAAATTTATATTTACACAGGTAgggtttggttccctccccctttgttctttttgtgatgaggaggagacgatacagcactttcttctatcttgtcgtCGCTTtactgcgttaagaaaaagattgttggacataccttttcgaagaattggcctggacttgacataATCTGCAATTCTTTCGTTGGGGGCGTCCAATTTGGggttcagccacagggatgcatgcttcgcagTCCAAACATTTCTTACAGAATCTGAACGAATGCCCGGCTAAATTCTTTTTTTAGGTTTTTACTTTTCGaataattattactcattcaatatgaccttcctgaaTTTATTTTAACAGATAATTCTACACTATTCAATGCTGTTCCCATAGATATTAAAAAATTTATGCTTCATATTAATTTGGAATAATCCCCCCATTTTttggccaatgccccatcgtGGGTAGAAGCCATACGTAATCACaggcaacaaaaacaacaacatggTTGCCCTGTGTTCTGCATTCGCGCTGTAACCTTAGCAGCACAGCAAATTGCGAACTAGCCTAACCCATCACAAACCTGCGACTGCGACTTCGGAAAGCTTCCGACTGCACAACCGCACCAAGCTTCGGAGCAGCCGGTTATAATGCGCTTTACTTCGGCGGGTACGCAGGCGACCTGTGCTACTACGACAAAGACGGCTGGCTGTACCTGGTTGCGCGGCTGAGCGACTACTTCTGCGTCCGTGGGTGCAAGTATTGGCCGGCCGAAGTCAAGGCCATGCTGCTCAAGTGTCCAGGGGTTCATGACTGCGCCGTCGTTGGAATACCCCATCCCGAAGCTGGAGAAGTGGCGCACGCTCTGATTGTGCCCGCGCCACAAGAAAGAACAGTGAGCGCAGAACACGTCACGCAATTTGTGGAAGGTTAGCATTTCCTATTTTGCTTCTTGCTCTTCTTTTAAGCTTACTGCGTGCGACGTCTTCATTATATACAAAGTTCTCTGGTTGGTTTCCGGCAGCCTTACCTTAACTTCACAGGCCAGCGTAACTGCCTCATCAGCTTTAAACGTTAGTGGTTTGAGCTTGTTGGTATATATAATTGGTGAGAGTAGAGAGCAAATACAGCAAATGACGGGTACACAACGTGGCAGACGGCGACAAGCCCTAACTTCCAACTGGGCTGCATGGTGCCAGAGCACGGAAATAAGTAGACCAGCGAAAAACACGGTATCAACAAGAAATGACGCTAATTAGAAGCAGCAGAAGCGGCACTATCGCAAGGTGCATGCGTCAGCATCACCCAGAAAGCTGATTTCTTTGCCACAAAGAGACACAGACTGCTAGCTCGCAGATAAGCCACGCTTGCATGTCATCTGAGCAGCTTCAACGATGATGCGAGTGCACGGCCGTACCAGTGTCGATGCAatatatgcgtttttttttttcgaaaactgCAGCGTTGTGCAAGAAAGTCatattttcaattgcggaaaGCATTCACGTGTTCTCGTAGGCGGGCTTTCCGACATCTGCCGGACAGACCCACGTAAAATGCTCTGTATGACACAAATATTTTAAGTCGAAAGCACTgatccgcgcctgtcctgtgtgtttccttctttgtcctttgttgtttgcgcggttatatgatttattccaatatcgaccaccaactagccggCCTCTCCCTGCTAAATAAGAAAGCAGTGAGTGACTCGTTCCGCGATTACCTTGAGCAAAACACGGCAGGACCAAAAAAAATGGTGCAAAAACCGACGTGACCTCCTCCCAGAGAGCGACGTGTGGAGATGCAACGTGCGGCGCGCGCAGAGAGAAATACAGGTGTTTCGTCGCTGACGTCATGAAGCGGCGGCGACGGATGTGGCGAGAGTCGACTGCGAAGTGAAAGAGACGGCGATGGAAGACGCTCAGTAAATTGTGCTGTACACTTATTACGTTCGACTAAAACCGGTGTTAAACGTATGCCCGCAGACAGTGTTTTCCCAGAGATTCCTATAGCATTATCTTAAGCAATGTGCATGTTTTCCTCGAATTTATttcatcatttctttttctctgtgtCCAGCCAACGCATCGAAGGGATGCCGGTTGGAAGGAGGCGTCACATTTGTCGACACGATTCCACGCAACAATAGAGGAAAGCTCGTCAGGCGTCAGCTGGTCCAATGGATTATCGGGAAGCGAGAACAGGGAGGCATCAACAGTCGGGAAGACGAGGTGTAAGACCTAACAGATTGCCCAAACGACGCTTCCCCGAACTGCGCAAAGCACATCTCGCACTAGGGGTGCGCGCGCACTGGTGGTGCGAAATTGCAGCATTATTAattcgaaagcattatatgccccatgaagTGGAAAATCCGGCGTCCGTTTTATCTTCCGATGGTACCAAAGCCCACGTGGCGAAATGATGACGTAATGTTCCAGCGCTGGAACTGTTGCGGCTCGCACTGCAAAATTCTACGGTGAACAGTCATGGCGTCGAACCTGGACCCCTTGCAAatttggattaaggtggattaaggtggattaaggtgaattaaagtcGATTAAAGTTGGTGAAAGTATAATAAAATTGGTACAAATTACAGCAAGGTGGATTAGGCTGGGTGAATGTGCAGTTATAATTTAAGGTGATAACTTAGACAAGTcatcatgctttcgcattcaaatcacctAAGGAAACTTAGGTGAGTGTCACTTCTTAATAAAGTGTACGTTGAAAGTCGTGTTCCGGTATTTCATGTGATTCCTTGGTCACAGCTCCTAACGAGCTGAAGCCCAACACGAATACTCATAAGGCTCGTGGACACCGTGACAACGTAAGCCTGAGCAAGGAGGTTTTGCTTTTTGGGTTCATTATGCAAGGCACGTTCACCTTCAAAAACTTTCGATGTAGCAGTCATTCTGTGCTGTATATTGTAAACGTAAGAGTACTGCATTTTTACCTAAGTTCTATTTTTCCATTTGGTCGTGCAGCTCAGGAGTTTTTCGTAATTATTAGAATCGTCTACACAATTCCTCGCAAAATAAATGTGAATGTGGCGTTTTAGTGTGTGTTTTACACACGCATACACATGAAGCATGTTGTTGGACTAGTCGGTTCATACATTATGCAAACATTTTAAACTGCGCGAATGCAAGACGTGAACACAAACATAGACGCACACACAAAGCGCATACTTCCAAGTGGCTATATTTCGTGAAGGCATGGGATCTATAAAGGTCtccaaaatagaaaaacatagAACAATCCCAAAGAAATCGtgcgtttgttttgttttgcgaaATGACAGAACCTTATAAATTTTCTGCCTTCACGAAGTTTCAAATTTTCGCTGAATACAATGAGCAGCCTGTGAATACTGGCATTTTGCACATAACTAGAGAGAGTCTTGTATCGCGAGTCGTTCCGGATCTCCTAACACAAAATTCTAATTATGAGCAGTACTCACTGAATACAGATGCGGCATAACAAAGAACCCGGACACAAGCGCAGTTTGAAGCAAGGCCGCGCGATGTAACCACGATATCGCGCGTTCTAACAAAGAGCACAGCGTCTGGGCCTTGGTGTTCAAGTTTGTTTTTGGAAAGTTAAAATGGCTACGTGGTTCAAAGCTCGAAGTACTAACGGTGGTGTTTCAATGATTTGTGCAAGGGAGCTCTGCACGCGTGGGCACTTTGAAACAAGATAATTCAGGAGCCGGTGAAATGAAAGCCACACTTTCAGCATGACATACCTTCTAAGCTCGCACACAATGAGCATGCAgcagacgaaaagaaaaaaagcagcaagATAAAACAATTCTGAATTAACCCCGCACGCAGTTATGCCCTTCCATCGTACGCTCCACCACGTACGTCCTTCCAACGCTTGCTCTGCAGCTGTATTCTAACGTATAGCTTGAAGTTTCAATTCATCGTGTATTTCTCGATCCTATAACTCCCTGCGCGCGCGATGCGTCCCGAGATTGCGTTGCCGCTCACTCGTCCCCGCAGTACGCTGGTAAGGCGCCGTTTTTAGTTCTATAAGGGCAAAAGTCGAGAGGAAATACACATGGTGATAAATCCTGCTGTATGCATTCCTGCGTGCAATAACAAGCGCAAACGTTAGACAGGACATGGAGATGGACAAGGCACAGGCGTTTTGGCGTTTAATATTATTCACATATAATAACACACTGACACAGCAACATATTAAAATAATCTACGCATTCCATGAAACAGCTGTTCTCGAGTACTCCGACAGCGGGATGTCGCGCATGTCAGAAAAGAACGTAGAGTGTCACAAAGCTCAAATTCCGAGCAAGAGGGTTAGGATGGATCAACAGCTGTGCCACTATCCATCGGCCGTGGCTGTGCGCAGCGCGAACATGAAACGCGAATAGCATGAAGCGCGACCAAGAAACATGCACACCAAGAGCATAAAACTTCAATACGCACTCGTACGTAGGTGTACTTGAGATGGACAGCTATAGATGCTACCAATTATGCACTATATTAAAGCTAGTGAAAGTGGCTGCAACGTCTTCACGCACAACGTGGCTTTGTTCGCAAGCAGTTAAGAGTGCTCGTCGGTAATTATTTCCGTTTTCAGAAGAGAGTACGAAGAAGCAAGAGAgccattatgaggcacaccgatCTTGGAGGCAGAAGGCGCTGACTTGTAATACAGCACACCTACCACGTTAACCGCTGGCCTCCCGCTACCATATCCACTGCGTGCAACTCGCTACGCAGTCCTCGCTCTTTCTGCACTGTATTATAGCAATATAACAGATGGTCGTACCCTTTGTATTATCTCAGATTCGTGTGGGTCTGGTAGCAACTCCTcctcttttttttatgtatcaTTATGTATCATCATTTATTatgtatcatttttttttatcatacaCTGAGCTGATGATATTCGACTAGAGAACCATTTAATACTTACATCTATTTCCTATACGGAAGTAAGCGATATTTCTTTTGCGAGAAGTCGTCGAGCTAGCGAATTTGCAAAACACCCAACGCATCTGTACGACCGTACCGATGCCTCTAAATCACCCGCATCCCATATAAATTGTGACTCAGCTACGTTACGAGGAACGTCAGACTAGCTGTTAAGATGCTTATTcccttgctctttctctctctctctctctcgggttTCCTTTATATTTATTAAAATTCCCGAAAATCAGCAAAACACTTTCTTCGGCTTAACTACCTTTTTTAGGTTTACTTTATTAATAAAAATTTAATGTGCTTACCACTGGAAGCGCACTTTCCTATTTAATCCAATGATGTTTTTAACAAATTGCCGAGACTCAGAAAAAATTTTTTAGCGAAGTGGTCAAGTTTTCAACGGCGAAATTCTGCATTAAAATGATATCAGAGTTCTGTAAACAACACATATGTGAACCCCTAAAGTGGACAAAGGTGATTTATTTTCAGCACTCTGAATTACACCAATAGTTCCTAATTATGTGGGTTGCAAATCTTAGGTAAACAACGTGACAATTTCCCGAAATCTATAAACTAATTTATCACATGTGTCTACGATCACGTGCAATCTAATATACATGGCTTACGGAATTGTGTTACCTGTTTTTGAGGCAGAGTTACAAAGTGGTAGCTTCGTGCTTCAATTTGTCTTTAACTTATGGACGTTCGGAAGTACGTGTAAAAAACATTCGGGCCCTAAGCTAAGCGTCTGTGTGCACGAGTTCTTAATATTAAAATATTTAGCTAGCTTTTAAACAGAGAGATTTTAGTTGTCCCCGAACAAGCATCTTCCTCGGTGACGCTTCCCCAAAGTTGTCTACATAAAGCTTGTGTAAAGAAGCCTAGTTAAAGTCGAGTTTTAAACTCCCATGTTTTATGTACAGCTACAGCACACTGAAAGACAAATATAAATATCCAAAACGAACACCTTTGTTACAGCTCTCAGCATAGATAAGCTTGattttcttttatctcggcgACATGGTACAACTTCTGTACAAAAACATTCGTTCACATTCCGCCGACTCTTTCGTCCACTTTCTGTGGCTTTCGGCCAACGTTCAATAACAGATCAAATCAGTAGTAAAAGAAGTGATAATAAATCTGGTAAGAACTGGCGCTTCATACGAACTGCGCCATCGGTCCAATCACGGTGCATCGTCGAAGACGCGCTCCTCTTCCAACGTGGCAAGAGCCATCAAGCACGTTCAGGCTAGCTGCTGGAATCGCCGAACAGCCTACTCAGCAGCCCGACTGGCGTCGCTTTGTTCAGCTGAAGTTGAAAGTTGGACGGCCCGTCAATGCCGAGCTTCGTGCCACCCATCCCCTTGAGGAACTTCATGTTGAGCTTGTCCAGAATGTCGATGCCCTGGTCCAATGCACGTCGTACGCCGAGCGGTGATTCAGCCGTAGCTGTCTCTCCTCTTTCAGGGTTCGGTACTGCCCGCGCCTTGCCACAAACAAAGGCGAAGACGAGTATGGCGAGGGCGACACTAGGTATAAGGAACGTGCGCATCTTTCCACGCTGTGGTTAGCTTTCTTCTCCCAAGTCAGCAATCGTGGTAAACGAGCTGGCCTGCTCTGAGCCTGGCGCCTGTTCTCAGAAGCAGGACCTATTCGTCCCCTTTAAGTAGCAGGAGGATAATCCATGCATGGAGCGTCGGAATGCTCGCTTGAGTAAGTCGGCGATAAACGGGAACAAGTGAAGCTGCAGCGCAGTCTTACAAGTTGTCACGTCCTCGCCCATGAGAAGTGCTGCACTGGCCCACCTTGAACGCCACGGACCCCGACCCTGAGCGTGACTTTATTGATATGCGAGCAACACCAGTGTCCGCGCTATCGATCGACAGCTGCAGCTGCACCCGCCTGAGCTTTCCTGGTGCTGCTACGCAACAGGACGTTACAACaattaatgaaaaaagaaagacgcggtGGTGCTTGAGATAGCGGTGTGTCCCAGGCTCCGTTTCGTCTGTTTTGTTGTTGCTTTCTGCCGCATCCGTGTGCGTCGAGCGAAGCGCGAGGGCTATTAAATTGGAGACGCCGCGGCTTCCGCGAACCGGCTTTGCTGCTTCGTGGCTGATAGCTTCGATGCGTGACGACATTAGGCGTAGCGAAAGAAGGAGCGCGATGCGCTAGACACGCACCCCTTGCGGCGATTGCGCCACATCAGTGCTCATGCAGCGTGCGActcaaataaaagaaaagaatacggAAAGAAAGTGTGAGAGGAGTAGATATAAGTACAGCATATCGATGAAGTCGCAGCACGTGAAACTCGTTACGTTTCCCTCGAACACGTACCATGAGCTGCAATTGCGTAACACGGTGAAGGAGGCAAAAATCGCAGCCAAAGAGCACGCTCAACCAAACTTTCTCATCGGCGACAATTAGAAGGGCGCAAGAGCGATGGAGGGCATGCGAAACTTGATTTCGTCGCAGCTGTTCCCAGTTCGGCAATACTATTCCCGAAGCAGAAATCACAGCTGCTGCCTGTTCAATAGAGTCGTGAAGCCTGTCCATGCGCACGTGTGCGTGATCATCATGTACAATTACTTGATTTCCTTTATTAGCGGTGTTGACGAGCAACGCGAGGTGACACAATCGCTTCGAGTCATTTGTACCCGTCGCACGAACTTCTTTCTCGTTGCGCTCTTTCGCTGCACATTCACCTTGGAGTGTGTGCAGATTCTGTTACATTTTAGCCCTTGCACCATGATTGAAAACAACATGGCGCCATATGTTTCTAAACTTACTCACAAAACTTGTTATGCGATCGACGGTGCGTTCTTGGAAGTGGCCTCGAGAAAGGCGTATATATTTTGTATTGCGCCTAACCGGCTTACCCAATACGATCGATTACGGGCACTTTCATTCTTATTTGCAGTTCATAAGTCGTATATGCAGGCTAACGGAGAGAAAACAAAAGTATCCGATGGACGTGTTTGCAACACGCTATGACTTGCATAGTTCTTTTATCTATATACGTTAAGCAAATTCAGCGCTTATATCAAATGCGTGTGCCAACCATCTACGGCGAAACACTTTCAGGATTGAAGTCAATAAACTAAGTAAATATGGATGCTAAGCAGTAACGAGCAATGATATCTAGCGTCGAAGCTTGTTGAAGCTTTTATCATCTGCATCTCTGAAGCCCTCTCTGCAAATGTAATGTAGggcctaaacacacacacacacacacacacacacacacgcacacgcacacgcacacgcacacgcacacgcacacacacacacacacacacacacacacacacacacacacaacacacacacacacacacacacacacacacacacacacacacacacacacacacacaaacacacacacacacacacgcacacgcacacgcacgcacgcacgcatatataCTTCAGCATTTCAGTCAGCATCTAAAATGCCTACACTATCTTAATAAATATGCTGGTGAGGCGCATCACAAGCGTAGAGAGACTTCACTTTCTCAAGAGAACGCCCACCACTGTACCGCTAGTTTCTTTCACCTACGACATACTCATTTTAGACCTTGCGGCATGGTGCTTGAAACAGCCTTCATCAGACGTCTTTCAGAGTAAACGGCGTTCAAAAATAAAGCGAATGTTGAAAGAGAAGGTCCAAGTCTTCGGTTTCAAAATATGCATCCTAGTTCTACAGCTGGTCCGCGCAGGCTATGAACGAATTCGCCATAATGACATTGTTCAGTACACGCAGTGCACGTTTTGTACGCATGCATTGCAAATTGACCTTGTATTTATGCCGTATGGTGATGTCCAGAGAAGCAAATGTTCGGTCGTTGATTCCCTAGTCTACCGTTGCCAAAGGTACCAAGGGTTTTAAATATTTCAAGTcaaaaggcaagaaaaaatatattcTTTGTCCATCGGAAGAGTCTTATTGTGAGTATAAATCCCTTCAAGTGAATACAAAGGCAATGAAACAACCTCTGGTAACTGATGCAGGAGTACCATATGCGTATGCTATCCTGAGCAGTTGGGTGTTTCCGAAATGATGTGCATTTCAGGCTTTGAATACTGCAATGACATGAGCATCCAAAAAGCGTGTTGGCAAACCGTGGGATTTTCTGTGGTTGAATACCATGGAACTCCGGCTTTACTTATGACTGATTACGCACAAAAACATGGTTATAAAAAGACAATTTTTCGTATAAGAGGTCTATCAAATTATCATCATTGCGCAGGCCTACTTTATTGTCGATAATGTTTCGCTTTTGCAGGAATGTTCTGCTGCTGCGTATTGTGGCCAcagatactttttttttcgtcatcatATTTCCTCATATTCTCGCCGGCATATCGCCATCGCCTCCTTCCGCGACAAACAGTGCATCAGCCCGCAAACATGTAGATTAATCTTGCAAAACAGACAATAATGCATTCGTCATTTTTCAGAGCCGCAGTAGGGAAAATGGATACGCAAAAAGCGGACGAAGACTGTCGCATACCGTGAAATTTACGCAAGCGCTGACTCCTTGGAAAATTTCAGTAGGCCACTTAGTGAACCCCATTTTCTAGTGTTGAGTGTTTCTAGTGTAGTGTTCTAGTGTTTCTAGCGTTCTCTGGAAGAGACAGAAACGTTAATGACAGAAAAGTGGAGTGGTCAGCCTGAGGCATGTTAGTTCGGCCTGCTGCTAGACGCTGAGGAATGGGTGTGGAGGAACGACAAAGATATGGTAGGAAAATGACGgtggtatgatgatgatgatgatgatgatgatgatgatgatgatggcagatGCACACACGTTCCACGTATGGAACACGTGCTGGTACACAATGTTCGTGTGCAACCCGAACGTGTATGCTTCACCGCACATCCATCGTGGCAGAGTGGGGTACAGGCTACTGGGGATCCGCCAGAAAAAACATCTGTGGCTTGCGCACTGTGCACGGCTGTTCTCGCCACAGGTGTATTCGAGCGAGGCACCAGCTGTTGCATGGCACCAGTTATTAGTAGCAGCAACGTCTGTATTACCGAGAGCAATGGGGACGTGCCGCAACACTCTCGTTCTCGTTGATACTCGGAGCTCCGAGCCCGCTGTGGTATGCGGGAGCCTTTACTGCGCAGACAATTGAGTTCTGGTTCCCGTTATAGTCAGTGCCTGTACCTCCACGTTCTTGTTCTGTTTTGCGCAGTATAATTTTTTTCCCTAAATAGAAGAGTCGCAGGAGTCCGAAAGTGCGAAACAACATGGTGCAACAGTTTGATGAATTTTTCTTTTACTCCCCTTTTTTCACATTCTTCGTTAGGCCTTT
Encoded here:
- the LOC139059690 gene encoding uncharacterized protein — protein: MRGYWGRLHEPITDEEGWYSTGDLCYYDKDGWLYLVARLSDYFCVRGCKYWPAEVKAMLLKCPGVHDCAVVGIPHPEAGEVAHALIVPAPQERTVSAEHVTQFVEANASKGCRLEGGVTFVDTIPRNNRGKLVRRQLVQWIIGKREQGGINSREDEV